A part of Streptomyces sp. NBC_01497 genomic DNA contains:
- a CDS encoding DeoR/GlpR family DNA-binding transcription regulator — MMNRLRQIADAVRAAGEMSVADLAELTAASEMTVRRDLETLAGQGVLERYRGGARSLLLRGEETPFALRSDDGVATKRRLAAEVAALIADGEAVVVDGGTTCREVARALRARRLTVLPLSLHTANALAGGAQLTLLLPGGEARPGELGLVGPLAEASLAALRFDTAVIGCCGLTAADGLTAHDLPEAAVKRAAMRASRRVIAVTEGAKLTRTALAHVADAAALDLVVTDSAAPAEARAALEAAGTVVRLVAEA; from the coding sequence ATGATGAACCGGTTGAGGCAGATCGCGGACGCGGTGCGGGCGGCGGGCGAGATGAGCGTGGCGGACCTCGCGGAGCTGACGGCGGCGTCCGAGATGACCGTGCGGCGCGACCTGGAGACGCTCGCCGGGCAGGGCGTGCTGGAGCGGTACCGGGGCGGCGCGCGGAGCCTGCTGCTGCGGGGTGAGGAGACGCCGTTCGCGCTGCGGTCGGACGACGGCGTCGCGACGAAACGCCGGCTGGCCGCCGAGGTCGCCGCTCTGATCGCCGACGGCGAAGCCGTCGTCGTGGACGGCGGCACGACCTGCCGGGAAGTGGCGCGGGCGCTGCGCGCGCGCCGGCTCACCGTGCTGCCGCTGTCGCTGCACACCGCGAACGCCCTGGCGGGCGGCGCGCAGTTGACACTGCTCCTGCCGGGCGGCGAAGCGCGTCCGGGCGAACTCGGCCTGGTGGGACCGCTGGCCGAGGCGTCACTCGCCGCGCTGCGGTTCGACACCGCGGTCATCGGCTGCTGCGGCCTCACCGCGGCGGACGGCCTGACGGCTCATGACCTGCCCGAGGCGGCCGTCAAACGGGCGGCGATGCGCGCGTCGAGGCGGGTGATCGCGGTGACCGAGGGCGCCAAACTGACACGCACGGCCCTCGCGCACGTGGCGGACGCGGCCGCGCTGGACCTCGTGGTGACGGACAGCGCGGCGCCGGCCGAGGCGCGCGCGGCGCTGGAGGCGGCGGGGACGGTGGTACGCCTCGTGGCGGAGGCATGA